The genomic window ACGCCAGCATCCAGCTCTCCTCGCCGTAGGCGATGAGGCCCTGCTGGTACTGCAGCACCAGCTGGATCTTCTGTTCCTTGGCCACCGCGTCGACGATGGGGCCGACCTCCTGCTGGAACTGGCCGAAGACCTTCTGCTGGGTCTTCTGGAACTCGGCCTGGCTGTCCTCCTGGAGCTTCTTGAACTCGTAGTCGGCATCGCGCAGCTGCTTGGTGATCTGCTCCTTGCCGGCGTCGCTGATGCTCGGGGACTGGAGCTGGGCCTGGAGGCGCGCGCCCTCCTCGCCCTTGGCCTTGAGCTTCTCCTCGAGGTTCTTCTTGGTGACCTCGAGCTCGGCGAAGAGCTGGCGGCCCCTCACGGTGTTGGCGATGAGCCGGTCGGGGACGAACACGGCGATCTTGGGGGTGATGTCCTGGGCGGAAAGGCTCACGACGGCCGCCAGGGGCAGCAGGGCGTTCAGGATGCGCATGGGTGGCTCCGGGTTGACGGGGGGTGGTTTGGGATCAGAAGGTGGTGCCGATGCTGAACTGGAACTGCGTCTTCCCTTCGGTGTCGAACTCGTAGGGATTGAGCTTGCGGGCCCAGATGAGCCGCAGCGGGGCCGGGCTGATGGGCAGGAAGAACCGGAACTCGAGACCGGCGCTGCGCCGCAGGGACTCGTGGAAGATCTTGACGCCCTGGGCCCACGCGTTGCCCGCGTCGTAGAAGGCCACGATCCGGAACTGGTCGGCGATCTTGAACTGGTATTCGGCGTTGGCGATGAACTGCTTGTTGCCGCCCACGACCACGAACGTGTTGTTGTTGTCCCTGGCCGCCGTGCCCACCTGGCCGTAGGTGTAGCCGCGGATGGAGTTCTCGCCGCCGGGCCGATACAGCTCCCAGATGGCCAGGCTGTCGTTGGTCAGGTTGCGCACATAGCCGTAGCTGGAGTTGAACCCGAAGATGTGCCGCTCGCCGATGTTCGTCCACTTGGCGAATTCCAGCGTCGTGCGGTAGAAGGGCCGGTCCCCGCCGAACTGCCAGCCTCCGTACTCGAAGCCCAGGGACAGCTTGGTGCCGTGGGTGGGCTTGAAGGGATGGTTGACGGTGCTGTAGGTGATGAAGTTGTTGATCGTCGAGGTGAGCTGGGAGCTGGTGTCCCGGTAGTAGTAGTTCCGGCCGCCCTCGATCTTGAGGATGCGGAAGGTGTAGCCCACCTGGTACGTGGTGAACCAGGCCCAGGTCTTGCCGGGGATGAACGTGGACAGACGCGTGCCCATGGAGACGCCCAGGGCCCGGGAGAGCTGCTTGTAGGCGTAGGCCGCGCCCACGCGGGAGGCGTCGTAGTCCGTCGTCCCGTCCGAGATGCTGGTGGTCAGGGAGTACGGCAGGTCGAAGATGTAGGGCTCGGTGAAGGAGATGGAGGCCATGCGCTGGTACTTGCCGCCGTTGTAGCTCAGGCTCAGCGTCTCGCCGCCGCCCCCCAGGTTGCGCGTGGAGAAGCTCATGCCCAGGGAGAAGCCCAGCACCGAGCCGTAGCCGCCCTGGAAGAGCACCTCGTTGACGCCGGCCTCCTCGCCCTTGATGGTGATGTCCACCTGGGGCTTGTCGGGGACGATGTCGACCTTGGGTTCCGAGCTCTTGACGTCGAAGAAGCCCAGCTGGCCCAGGCCCGTGAAGGAGTCCTTGAACAGCTCGGTCTGGAAGGGGTCGCCTTCCTTGAGGATCATGGCCCGGCGCAGGACCTTGTCCTTGGTGACGCTGTTGCCTTCGAAGTTCAGGTGGCGCACGGTGTAGAGCTCGCCCTCGTCCACCTTCAGGGTGACGTCGACCTTCTTGACCCCGTTCACCTCCCGGACATCCATCTTCTTCTCGGCCCGGAACATGATGTAGCCCATGTTGCTGTACTGTTCCTTGACCTTGTCGATGCCCGCGTTGAGCGAATCCAGGTCGAAGGGCCGCTTCTCGGTCTCCTTGGGGTCCTGGATGTCGGGCTTGATGCTGAGCAGCTTGGCCAGCCAGGAGTGGTTGTCCCGCTTGGCCTCGGCGATCTTCGTGCGGTAGAACTTCTCGCCGGCCTCGCCCTTCATGACGTTGTCGTTGCCCTCGAGCTTGAAGGTGCCCTCGGAATAGGCCTCGCCCTCCAGGATGGGGATCATCAGCTCCGCGCGCAGATCGTACTTGGGGGACTTGCCTTCCTTGACCCGCTTCTCGTTCTTCTTCTTGTTCTTCTCGGCGGTGACGTCCCTCACCTCGATGGTGGGCTTGCCCACGAAGACGTCCTTGTAGCCCAGGCGCCAGTAGGCCTTCTTGATGGCCATCAGGTCCTCGTCCATGTTCTTCTCCACCAGGAGGTCATGGGAGGTGAGCCAGCTGAACATCCAGTGCTTGCGGGTCTTGGCCATGACCTTGGCGAGGGCCTTGCTGCTGATGGCCTTGTTGCCGCGGAAGGCGACCTTGTAGATCTTGACCTTGCCGCCTTCCTTGATGTCGAAGACCAGCCGCGAGACGGTCGGCCCCATGCTCTCCAGGGACACCTCGATGACCGGGTTCCGGAAGCCCTTCTCGGCGCACTGGTCGACGATGAGGTCCTTGACCTTGCGGGCCGCCTCCGGATCGTAGACGGTATCGGGGTTGATGGTGAGCTTCTTCTCCTTGATCTTGTCCTTCAGGGAGCTGAGGCCCACTTCCGTGCCGCCGCGGAAATCCACTTCCTTGATGAGGGGCCGCTCCTTGACGATGATGATGAGCTTCTTGCCGTTCTCCTCGTCATCGGCCTGGAACTTGATGTCGTCGAAGGCATTGGTGGCCCAGAGCTTGTCCAGGATCGCGGTGAGGTCCACGTTGCGCAGGTCGTCGCCCGGCTTCAGGCCGGTCTTGAAGATGATGGTCTCCGCCGTCTGCTTCTGCGCCCCGATGACCTCGATCTTCGTGATGACCTCGGAGTCCTGGGCCAGGGCCGGCAGGGCCTGGAGGCTGGCCGCCAGCACCAGGGGGGACAGGCCCCGTGCCCACTGGCTAAGAAGCGGGCGACGAGGGGTCTGGCGCTGGGGTTCGGCGAGCAATCTCATTCATGATCCATTACATAAGGTCGAGCATTGAATTCCCAAGGCCGAAAGGGCCGTCGGTCTCTCTGGAAGGTCCCCCGGCGAACCGGGCCGCCCGCAAGGCGGATTTCTAAATCATCCCTGGACCTCGGTGAGCTGGGGTTCGGTAACGGCGGGTGTCTCGGTGAACAAAGGTACGAGCTTCTCATCAACCAGATCGAAGTGGACCATGCCCGCGGGCACCTCCTCCTGGGCGACCATGAGCTCGGCGAGGGGGTCCTCCACCATCTTCTGGATGGCCCTGCGGAGCGGCCGGGCGCCGTAGGCGCGGTCGCGGACCGTGGTGCGCACCAGGAAGTCGCAGGCATCGTCCGAGAGGGTGACGACCAGGCTGTGCTTCTGGAGGGTGACGTTGAGGTCGTTGATGAGCAGGCGCACGATCTTGCGGAGCTCCGCGTCCCCGAGGCGGTTGAACACCACGATCTCGTCGATGCGGTTGAGGAACTCGGGCGGGAAGGTCCGCTTGAGCACCTTGAGCGCTTCGCCAGCTTTCGAATCCGGACGGTCATCCTTTATCCCGAAGCCAAGGTTCTTGTCCGGGAGGAGTTCCCGGCTGCCCACATTGGAGGTCATGATGATAATTGTGTTCTTGAAGTCCACTTGGTTCCCGAAGGCGTCCGTGGCCTGACCGTCGTCGAAGATCTGCAGGAGGACGTTCATCAGGTCCGGGTGGGCCTTTTCCATTTCATCGAAAAGGATGACGCAATAGGGGTTGCGCCGGATCCTGTCCGTGAGCATGCCGCCTTCTTCATAGCCCACGTACCCCGGAGGGGCCCCGAGCAGCTTGGAAACTTCGTGCTTTTCCATGAATTCGGACATGTCGAACCGGATCATCTTCTTGGGATCGCCGAAGAGGAACCCGGCCAGGGTCTTGGCCAGCTCGGTCTTGCCCACGCCCGTGGGGCCCAGGAAGAGGAAGGAGCCCATGGGCCGGGCGGGGTTCTTGAGGCCGGTGCGGGCCCGGCGCACGGCCCGGCTCACGGCGCTCACGGCCTCCTCCTGGCCGATGACGCGCTCGTTGATGTGCTCTTCCATGTGGGAGAGGTTGGCCTTCTCCTCGTTCTTGAGGGCCCGCACGGGGATGCCCGTCCAGGAGGCCACCACGTCCTCGATGTCCCGTTCGGTCACCTCGGCGAAGCTCTCGTAGTCCTCCTCCGACAGCTCCCCTTCGGTCCCGGTGATCTGCTCCCGCAGCTGCACTTCCTTCTGGCGGAGCAGCACGGCCTTCTCGAAGTCGCGGTTGAGCACCGCCTCGTTCATCTCCGTGATGACCCGGTGCAGCTCCTCCTCGGCCTTGTGGCTCTCCCCCACGGTCACGCCGCCGCGGAGCTTCACCCGGGCGCCGGCCTCGTCCAGGAGGTCGATGGCCTTGTCGGGGAGCGACCGGTCGGTGATGTAGCGGTTGGAGAGGTACACCGAGGCCAGCAGGGTGGCCGGGGTGTAGCGCACCCGGTGGAACAATTCGTAGCGGCTGCGGATGCCTTCCAGGATGCGCAGGCTCTCGGGCTCGTCCGGGGGGTTCACGTTCACCGGCTGGAAACGCCGCACGAGGCTGCGGTCCTTGTCGATGTACTTGGCGAACTCCTTGTGGGTGGTGGCGCCGATGCACTGGATCTCGCCGCGGGAAAGGGCCGGCTTCAGGATGTTGGCGGCGTCCAGGCTGCCTTCGGCGGCGCCCGTGCCGATGATGCTGTGGATCTCGTCGATGAAGAGCACCACGCTGGGGTCCTTGGACGCCTCGGCGATGATGGACTTCAGCCGCTCCTCGAACTGGCCGCGGTACTTGGTGCCCGCCACCACCAGGCTCAGGTCCAGCGCGTAGATGCGCTTCTCCTGCAGGCTCGGCGGCACGAGGCCCTCGTGGATCTTCTGGGCCAGGCCCTCCACGATGGCGGTCTTCCCGACCCCCGCCTCGCCCAGGAGGATGGGGTTGTTCTTGCGGCGGCGGGAGAGGATCTGGATGATGCGGTCCACCTCGGTCTCGCGGCCGATGAGGTTGTCGAAGATGCCGCGCTCGGCCAGCTCCGAGAGGTTCCTCGCGAACTCGGCCAGGAGCGGGTGCTCCTTCTTCTTCTTGGCGATCTTCTCCTCCTTGGTGGCTTCCAGGAGGATCTCCTTGGCGGCGATGAGGTCGGCGCCGGCCTCCTTCAGGAGGCGGCCCGCGAGGCCCTGCTCCTCCTTCAGCATGCCCAGGAGCAGGTGCTCGGCGCCCACGTGCTTGTGGTTGAGCTTGGCGCTCTCCTGGGTGGCGTGCTGGAGGATGCGCTTGACCTCCTCCTCCATGGGGATGTCGATGCTGGTCGAGCTGGGCGTGAGCCGTTTGTCGCGCGGGCTCAGGGCGGAAATGAGACGCTCCCGCAGCAGGTTGGTCTGGACGCCCATGCGATCCAGCAGCTGGATGGAGGTCTTCTCGGCCTCGCGCAGGAGACCGAGCAGGAGATGCCCGCTCTGGATGCTCTCCGAGCCGAACTGGCTGGCTTCGTAGCGAGCGAAGAACATGACGCGGCGTGCTTTTTCGGTGAATTTCTCGAACATGCGGCCCCCCCGGAATATTCTGAACCCCGCCTCCCCACTGAAGACAGGACCGGACACTAAAGGGTAGCCTCATCCGGTCCTGGTGTCCCCATTTGCTTCCGGTACCTAGGAGACCGGACCCCGGCGCGGTAATCTGGAGGATGGGGGTAAATGCATGAGTGTTCTTGCGGAGAATCTGGCCATCCTCGGCCTGCAGTGGGGCGACGAGGGCAAGGGCAAGCTGGTGGACCTTCTGAGCTCGCGGTTCCAGAACGTGGTGCGGTTCCAGGGCGGCAACAACGCCGGCCACACCGTCGTGGTGGACGGCGTCAGCATCGCCCTGCACCAGGTTCCCAGCGGGGCGCTCCATGAGGGCTGCTTCCTGGTGGTGGGCTCCGGCGTCGTGCTCAACCTGGAGGTCTTCCTGCAGGAACTGGACCGGCTCGCCAAGCGCGGGTTCGACCTGACCGATCGTCTCCTGATTTCCGATAAGGCGCACATCATCCTGCCCCACCACATCGCCCTGGACAAGTGGCGCGAAGGCGGGCTCCACAAGATCGGCACCACCGGCCGGGGCATCGGCCCCGCCTACGAGATGAAGGCCGCTCGCATGGGTGTTCGCATGGGGGATCTCCTCCACGCCGCCACGCTTCCCGAGCGCATCAGCCACGGGCACGCCGAGGTGAGCCAGCTCCTGGGCGCCGAAGCCGGCCTGGCGTCCGTCGCGGACACCGCCCGGGACATCCTGGCCATCGCCCAGCCCCTCCTGCCCATGATCGGCGATATCCAGGACTTCCTGTGGAGCGCCTGGCGCAAGGGCGAATCCATCCTCTTCGAGGGGGCCCAGGCCACCCTGCTGGACATCGACCACGGCACCTATCCCTACGTCACCAGCTCCAACTGCAGCATCGGAGGCCTCTTCACCGGCACCGGCCTGCCCCCCAAGGCCCTCTCCCACGTGCTGGGGGTCGCCAAGGCCTACACCACCCGGGTGGGCGCAGGGCCCATGCCCAGCGAGCTGCTCGACGCCACCGGGGACCGCATCCGGGAACTGGGCCGGGAGTTCGGCACCACCACCGGCCGGCCGCGGCGCTGCGGCTGGTTCGATTCCGTCATCACCGGCCACGCCTGCCGGGTGAACGGGGTGGACGGCCTGGGCCTCATGAAGCTGGATGTGCTGGACGGCTTCGACCAGGTGGGACTGGTGGTGGGCTACCGGGACGGCGAAGGCCGCGTGGGCACCCGCATCCCCTCCTGCATCCAGGACTGGAACGAAATCCAGCCCGAGATCAAATACTTCAAGGGCTGGAGCACCCCCACCCGGGGCATCCAGGACCCCGCGAAGCTCCCCGCCGAGGCCCGGGTCTACCTGGAGGCCCTCACCGCCAGCGTGGAGACCCCCATCGCCTACCTGAGCACCGGGCCCGACCGGGTGGAGGGCTACGTGGCCCCCGGCAGTTTCCTGGCAGGCCTCCTGGCCTGACCCCGGACCCTTCCGGCCCTTGCCTTGATCCATTAATATTTTATTATTGGAGGCGAGGTAGCCCAGCCATGTCCCGATCCGCCCGCCCCGTCCCCGCGACGCGCGTCCTCCTTTCCGCCGTCTGCCTGGTCGCGGCCCCTCTGGCGGCCAACCGGAACGTGCACGTCGAAAACCTGTCCAGATCCCGCTGGTCCCTGATCCTGGACTCCAGGGAGGCGAACCTGCTCGTGTATCCCGGAGGGCCTTCGGGGGAGCGCCGCCTTCCCGCCCGGGTCAGGGAGGTCCGCCTCGACCCGGGCCAGCGCCTCACCCTCACCCGCCCCACCGGGAAGGGACCCGAGCACGTCACCTGCGGCCTGTTCGACGCCGGCCCCCTGGGCGGCCTCGGCAGGAGCCGGGCCCTGTATCTGCGCTTCCCGAAGGAGGAGGCCAAGGAGGGCCGTTCCCCCGTCGTGACCCTCGAGTTCCGGCACGGCGTCCCGGGCTGGAATCCCTGCGTCGTCGAGGGGGATACGGTTCGCATCCTGGGGGACGGCTGGGATCCGCCCGCCAAGGCGTCCGCCACCGTCCCCCCGCAGGCGGCCCGCGGCGTGAAGCGCACCTCGGCCGAGGCGATCGACGCCCCCAGGCCCTTGTCCCGCCCCCGCCTCGCGGAGGGCAAGGATCCCCAGGAATCCAAGGAACCCGGGCAAGGCCCGGCCCCCCTGGCCGTGCCCGGCGCCCCCGCCTCCCAGGCCCTTCGGCTCCTGACCCTCACCAACCGGTCGGACGCCACCTGGACCGTCGGCTTCACCCAGGAGCCTGGGCCGGGCAGGCAGGGTCTATGGCGGTACAAGGCGGGCCGGGCCGTCCAGGTGAGGCCGCGCATCGAGGTGGTGCTGCCGGTCGCCCAGTCGTACCGCCTGCCGCCTCACGCCGTCCGGTTCCTGCCCATGGCCGCCGGGGAAGCGCCCCTCGCCTTGCGCCTCTGGGACGCCTCCAGCCGGACTCCCCGGGGGTTCGTCCTCACGGCCGACCCGGACGCGGGTTTCACCCTGCGCCATGGCGCAGGCGCCGCCGAGGAGACCCTCATCCGGCGGACCCTTCGCATCGAGCCAGGAGGCGCCACCCTCGCCACGGCCGCCTGGGACCCGGACCTCGGGGATGCGCTCGAGGCCCCGCCGCAGCACTGACCCGCCCCAACGAAAAAGGCGCCCGGGAGGGCGCCTTTCGTGAAGCGGTTGTCGCCTTATTCGGCGGTGGCTTCGGCTTCCTTGGGCTCGGGCAGGACGTAGTCCACGAGCTCGATGATCGCCATGTCCGCCGCGTCGCCCAGACGGTGGTCCGTCTTGAGGATGCGGGTGAAACCACCGGGACGGCCGACGAAGCGGGCAGAGAATTCCTCGGAGAAGAGCTTCTCCACGGCCTTCTTGCTGCCGAGCCGGGCCATGGCCAGGCGGCGGTTCGCGACGGTGTCCTTGCGGCCGAGGGTGATGAAGGGCTCCACGAACTTGCGGAGCTCCTTGGCCTTCACGAGGGTGGTCTGGAGGCGCTCATGCTCGATGATCGAGATGGCGAGACCCTTCATGAGGGCTTTGCGCTGGTTGGTGGTGCGGCCAAGGCGCTTGCCGGTGACATTGTGACGCATGGGTAAGCTCCTTAGACTTCTTGTTCGATGCGCATGCCGAGGGAGAGGCCGATGCGGGCGAGCTCGTCCTTGATCTCCTGGAGCGACTTCTTACCAAAGTTCTTGGTCTTCATCAGCTCCGCTTCCGTGCGCTGCACCAGCTCACCGATGGTGGTGATGTTGGCGTTGCGCAGGCAGTTGTTGGCCCGGACGGACAGCTCGAGCTCCTCGACCGACTTGCCCAGCATGCCGTTCACGCCCTCGGTGGTGAGGATCGTGGCGCCCTGCTCGGTTTCGACGGCATCCTCGTCCTGGCGGGCGAAGATGAGGAAGTGCTCGCGGAGGATGAGGGCGGAATCGCTCACCGCGTCCTTGGGGTCGACCGTGCCGTTGGTCCACACCTGGAGGGTCAGCTTCTCGTAGTCCGTGCTGTGGCCCACGCGGGCGGGCTCGACGATGTAGTTCACGCGGATGATGGGGCTGTGGTTGGAATCCAGGGGGATGAACCCGAGGCCCAGCTTCTCGTCCAGGTTCCGGTCGGCCGTGACGAAACCGCGGCCCATGGAGACCTGGATCTCCATCTCAAGTTCCCCGTCCTCGCCCAGGGTGGCGATGTGCACATCGGGGTTCATCACTTCCACATTCTGGTTGCAGCGGATGGACCCGGAGGTCACCACGCCTTCGCCCTTGTGGCTGATGGTCACGATCTGGGGCTGGGAGGAATGGAGCTTGAAAGGGATTTCCTTGAGGTTCAGGAGGATGTGGGTGATGTCCTCCCACACGCCGGGCATGGCCGTGAACTCGTGCTGCACGCCCTTGATCCGTACGTTGGTGACGGCCGCGCCCTGGATGCTGCTGAGCAGCACCCGGCGAAGGGAGTGGCCGCAGGTGGTGGCGAAACCGCGTTCGAAGGGATAGGCGACAAACTCGCCGTACGAGCCGGTCTTCGAGCTCGCACTGACCTCCGCGAAACGCGGCCTCTGGAAATCGCTGATGTTCAGCATTCCTGTCCCCTTACTTGCTGTAGAGTTCGACGATCAGCTGCTCGTTGATGTCTAGAGGAACATCTTCCCGCTTGGGAACCGCGATGACGGAGCCCTTGAAGGCGCCGGCGTCGAGGGTGAGCCACTGGGGAATTCCGCGGCCAGCCGCGGTTTCCAGGGAGGACTTAACGAAGTCGTTGGCCTGGGCCTTGACCGAGATCTCGATGCTCTGGCCGCTCTTGGTCTGGTAGCTGGGAATGTCGCAGCGCTTGCCGTTGACCAGGATG from Geothrix sp. 21YS21S-2 includes these protein-coding regions:
- a CDS encoding adenylosuccinate synthase, coding for MSVLAENLAILGLQWGDEGKGKLVDLLSSRFQNVVRFQGGNNAGHTVVVDGVSIALHQVPSGALHEGCFLVVGSGVVLNLEVFLQELDRLAKRGFDLTDRLLISDKAHIILPHHIALDKWREGGLHKIGTTGRGIGPAYEMKAARMGVRMGDLLHAATLPERISHGHAEVSQLLGAEAGLASVADTARDILAIAQPLLPMIGDIQDFLWSAWRKGESILFEGAQATLLDIDHGTYPYVTSSNCSIGGLFTGTGLPPKALSHVLGVAKAYTTRVGAGPMPSELLDATGDRIRELGREFGTTTGRPRRCGWFDSVITGHACRVNGVDGLGLMKLDVLDGFDQVGLVVGYRDGEGRVGTRIPSCIQDWNEIQPEIKYFKGWSTPTRGIQDPAKLPAEARVYLEALTASVETPIAYLSTGPDRVEGYVAPGSFLAGLLA
- the rplQ gene encoding 50S ribosomal protein L17, which translates into the protein MRHNVTGKRLGRTTNQRKALMKGLAISIIEHERLQTTLVKAKELRKFVEPFITLGRKDTVANRRLAMARLGSKKAVEKLFSEEFSARFVGRPGGFTRILKTDHRLGDAADMAIIELVDYVLPEPKEAEATAE
- the bamA gene encoding outer membrane protein assembly factor BamA → MRLLAEPQRQTPRRPLLSQWARGLSPLVLAASLQALPALAQDSEVITKIEVIGAQKQTAETIIFKTGLKPGDDLRNVDLTAILDKLWATNAFDDIKFQADDEENGKKLIIIVKERPLIKEVDFRGGTEVGLSSLKDKIKEKKLTINPDTVYDPEAARKVKDLIVDQCAEKGFRNPVIEVSLESMGPTVSRLVFDIKEGGKVKIYKVAFRGNKAISSKALAKVMAKTRKHWMFSWLTSHDLLVEKNMDEDLMAIKKAYWRLGYKDVFVGKPTIEVRDVTAEKNKKKNEKRVKEGKSPKYDLRAELMIPILEGEAYSEGTFKLEGNDNVMKGEAGEKFYRTKIAEAKRDNHSWLAKLLSIKPDIQDPKETEKRPFDLDSLNAGIDKVKEQYSNMGYIMFRAEKKMDVREVNGVKKVDVTLKVDEGELYTVRHLNFEGNSVTKDKVLRRAMILKEGDPFQTELFKDSFTGLGQLGFFDVKSSEPKVDIVPDKPQVDITIKGEEAGVNEVLFQGGYGSVLGFSLGMSFSTRNLGGGGETLSLSYNGGKYQRMASISFTEPYIFDLPYSLTTSISDGTTDYDASRVGAAYAYKQLSRALGVSMGTRLSTFIPGKTWAWFTTYQVGYTFRILKIEGGRNYYYRDTSSQLTSTINNFITYSTVNHPFKPTHGTKLSLGFEYGGWQFGGDRPFYRTTLEFAKWTNIGERHIFGFNSSYGYVRNLTNDSLAIWELYRPGGENSIRGYTYGQVGTAARDNNNTFVVVGGNKQFIANAEYQFKIADQFRIVAFYDAGNAWAQGVKIFHESLRRSAGLEFRFFLPISPAPLRLIWARKLNPYEFDTEGKTQFQFSIGTTF
- a CDS encoding DNA-directed RNA polymerase subunit alpha; translation: MLNISDFQRPRFAEVSASSKTGSYGEFVAYPFERGFATTCGHSLRRVLLSSIQGAAVTNVRIKGVQHEFTAMPGVWEDITHILLNLKEIPFKLHSSQPQIVTISHKGEGVVTSGSIRCNQNVEVMNPDVHIATLGEDGELEMEIQVSMGRGFVTADRNLDEKLGLGFIPLDSNHSPIIRVNYIVEPARVGHSTDYEKLTLQVWTNGTVDPKDAVSDSALILREHFLIFARQDEDAVETEQGATILTTEGVNGMLGKSVEELELSVRANNCLRNANITTIGELVQRTEAELMKTKNFGKKSLQEIKDELARIGLSLGMRIEQEV
- a CDS encoding OmpH family outer membrane protein; protein product: MRILNALLPLAAVVSLSAQDITPKIAVFVPDRLIANTVRGRQLFAELEVTKKNLEEKLKAKGEEGARLQAQLQSPSISDAGKEQITKQLRDADYEFKKLQEDSQAEFQKTQQKVFGQFQQEVGPIVDAVAKEQKIQLVLQYQQGLIAYGEESWMLAFTNEVAKRFDAKTPATGQPAKPAASAPAAKPAAKPATPKK
- a CDS encoding ATP-dependent Clp protease ATP-binding subunit, whose protein sequence is MFEKFTEKARRVMFFARYEASQFGSESIQSGHLLLGLLREAEKTSIQLLDRMGVQTNLLRERLISALSPRDKRLTPSSTSIDIPMEEEVKRILQHATQESAKLNHKHVGAEHLLLGMLKEEQGLAGRLLKEAGADLIAAKEILLEATKEEKIAKKKKEHPLLAEFARNLSELAERGIFDNLIGRETEVDRIIQILSRRRKNNPILLGEAGVGKTAIVEGLAQKIHEGLVPPSLQEKRIYALDLSLVVAGTKYRGQFEERLKSIIAEASKDPSVVLFIDEIHSIIGTGAAEGSLDAANILKPALSRGEIQCIGATTHKEFAKYIDKDRSLVRRFQPVNVNPPDEPESLRILEGIRSRYELFHRVRYTPATLLASVYLSNRYITDRSLPDKAIDLLDEAGARVKLRGGVTVGESHKAEEELHRVITEMNEAVLNRDFEKAVLLRQKEVQLREQITGTEGELSEEDYESFAEVTERDIEDVVASWTGIPVRALKNEEKANLSHMEEHINERVIGQEEAVSAVSRAVRRARTGLKNPARPMGSFLFLGPTGVGKTELAKTLAGFLFGDPKKMIRFDMSEFMEKHEVSKLLGAPPGYVGYEEGGMLTDRIRRNPYCVILFDEMEKAHPDLMNVLLQIFDDGQATDAFGNQVDFKNTIIIMTSNVGSRELLPDKNLGFGIKDDRPDSKAGEALKVLKRTFPPEFLNRIDEIVVFNRLGDAELRKIVRLLINDLNVTLQKHSLVVTLSDDACDFLVRTTVRDRAYGARPLRRAIQKMVEDPLAELMVAQEEVPAGMVHFDLVDEKLVPLFTETPAVTEPQLTEVQG